The genomic interval GAAGAGAAAAAGCATATCCGTGTACTCAACTACTCCCCTGGGCCTGTGGAGACGGCTATGATTGACTTTGTGCTCGCTGAGGCTgtaaatgataatttaaagGATGTGTTTACATCTTTCAAAAATCAAGGTACACTATTAAAGCCTGAAGCGACTGCAAAGAAGTGTATGAAGGTTCTTCTAGCTGGCCGGTTTACTCCAGGGGAACATGTTGACTACTTTGATGATGAATAAACCTAGTATGATACTGGCTCTTCTTAAATTTTGTAGCTTTCTTACTAAACATTCCTCATTGCCAAATTGAATTTAGGACTAGTATTCTTGTGATTCTTATCTATACAAatcaatatgtatatttaaaatttaaaaatttaattaataatagttaatatttaacaaagatCGCTTTCCTaagaagtataaaaaaatataggcctagtagaatatttatttcctatCAAATGTATTTGATGGAACTATGAAAGTTGCTctctatattttgttaaagattattggttattttattcatttggtAGACTAAAATTACATTGTTAATATAATAGATTGTTTTTCCAATTGCCAGTTACTACATTCATTGAaggatttaataaatttgttaatcttaaagaactttaaaattacaagACAATATcatacttacttactttacACACAAATAATTGTGTAACTGGCACTTGTTTTagtataatacattatatcaGTGTTCCTTAActcataaataaagttatgttatctatataacatatttatatatatgctGACACAGATTTCTGTAATATGAAACTTGTAGTGATATTAACATTCCATGTATGTAAGGGTGATTTCATTATTGGTGGCTCTCAGGGGGTTTCCACAGTTCACAGAATCACTTTTCATGGAAAGCACGATTCGCcgaaaaaattttatatctcaaGTACCTTACAgtttattacaatgtttttaaccAACTTAATCTAATTATGTTAAGCAGAACTGAATTTAccgaatattttaaatcaatcttATCTAAATTTTGAGAAACCAGAAAAATTTTTCGTCGAAACGTGCTTTCGATGAAGAGTGATTCTGTGAACTGTGGACACCTCGGTTCTCAGAACGTCTCCAACGacgcggccgcgctgtcatcacaatttttcaaaccttaacaaagacaagaattcgTTTTAGCTACCACCTGACTCTACTgaagtaatgtcaattttaccaatgattgatttttgaaattaaacataatGAGAGGAACATCCTTCCTCAGGAAAATtaacggatcgtaatgacagcgcggccgcagtggtcgaaacgctctgagaatcTTATTTAATATGTCTTTAATATACTAATGTGAATCTTGTTCACGTTGGAACAAAAGTTCTATAAGTACTTAATGTTTATAAGCTTATTCaaaagattgttttttttttcttgtgttGACCACAACACCCTTTACTTGTGTACTAACATATCTATGAATgcaattcatatttaaaaataaatgcttgaTTTGAACTGTTTTTTCACTCTGCCCTGTTCCTTATCGATATTAGTTTGTGAATATATGAGTTACATTCATATTTATCAGTTAGCTTGACCCGACCATGCTAATCAATTTGCAATATCATGCATAGTAACTACATTTAATTGGTCAGTGTAACCATTTTGGCAAGCACATCAGAGTAACTCATTAGTTCATTCAGTTGTCATTCTCATCATCTCGTGTTGGCAATGCTGCATATTAGTAAAGACATACAAACTCGTGAATTATGTCACATTTCAATGGACATGCATGGCCATGAAGAGTATATTGGTTTATTAAGATTCAGCAGCAATAGTAATTTGTTAGTGGACATATACAGAATCACGTCTTgatcccttacggggtagactgAGCCAAGACTTTAAAGTTGTATAACGGTTTATTGGTGGAAATGAGAATAATTGATTCCTTTGTTAGTCTATCGCCTACTAGAAGAATCTGTAGTTTGTAGAACTCTCCCTTGATTGGCTTATATATCATCAccatggggtgccatcttcgaattgaagtttggaggtcagcatacggaaaccctcgcggctttgggccgctatttttAGTTGGTTATATCTAAGTCTGAtccaatcctttatgtcatcaaacaACTTTCGgcttatatatgttatatgatttttttttggtccACTATCAAGTCTGCATGACGTTATAGTGCACCAAAAAAATCTTCATATAATAATGCTTTGTCATCTAAACTGAACATGTCGGTTTTAGATTAAGAAAAACTCCGTAGGTagctatgcaaaatttcagttcaatCGTACGAAGATAACTGCTTAAAATTTGAAACCACTCGAACAATGAATGTTattaatgcttttatttatcgcaatgaaaaatcagcaatgtataccgaagcCGTACAGGATACTTACCGGATATCCGTTTCGTCTCTAATAAGTACTATCGATAGCacagaaaaataaacgatCTCATACTACTACCGATTATTAGACGTATGGATAGATTTCGTTAGATAATATACAGCCTATCGCTAGGTACTATTGCTTAAGCTGCAACACCGATAGTTGTGACATGGTTGCAGGTTATAACAGATTATAGTATACTAGCGTcccgtaccggcttcgctcggtaaACACCCACCCCCTTTGAATCACTCCACCTATTTAAAAAGCCGCATCAGaatccgttgcgtaattttaatatattaagatctaagcatacatagggacagacagacaacgggaagcgattttgttttatactatactagcttttgcccacaacttcgtatgtgagtgaaaaatccgtttcccgtgggaatttcaggaaatcccttcttagtgatTTCCTATaatgtcctaggaacctacataccaaatttcagctttctaagcctagtagtttcggctgtgcgttgtctggcAGTCAGCcgctcagtaacgcaagagttttatatatagatagtgGTATCCATCCACCTTTCCAAGCGTACAAATCAGATAAATCCACAACGATTCCAGATACAATGCAAGTATGACGGGCCGCAAGAGTCTGTTTATATTCCTCATGGGGCTGGCGTGGAAGTGCCGCTTCAGTATGCCGCTGCTGCTGAGCGGCACCGTGGCAGTGCTCGGCCGCGCCTGGATGTTCCAGATCCGCGTGCACACCGTGCGCAGGCTGCACGAGAACGAGGCAAGTGTGTACCACTTTTCACCCTATTGATACACTttaattcattcatcattAATAAGTTATAGTGTGTAAAATATAAGTCGATCCCTGTGACATGTGTCAAAATCAATTAGTTACATGGGGCTtttaccatggatttagtaagtactgcTAGGCTTGTACCTATGACAGTGGGGACTAGTGACCGtcacaataaaattgatgaattAAAGTCACATtttgattatcgtgtttcattGTGTGAAAGTATgtgaaactattattataaagagggtGGGCATTTGttactttgtatgtttgtggtgggtaatctccgaaactaccgaaccgatttcaaaaattctttcaccattagaaaggtacattatccaagattgctataggctattatattttatctcggaattcccacgggagcgatgctccgagcaacatctagttcATTATATATTCACCAATCATTCATCACAATGAATGTTCATTtcgatttataaaatcaaattaatttgcaaCGTGCAAAGAAAGGGTCGAGTCTTTTCCGTCGATATTCACACAGAGTGATGTGCGTGAGTGACCCGAATTTTCATCAACAATTTCTATTTCCCacgttagttttaatttgaattgtatGGATTCATTTCTCCACTTCTTCACAGCTGGCGTACTATGATGAGGAAGAAGAACAAGAAGAGGACGAAGGGTCTTGGGAGACCGACTCCACGGACTCCTGGGAGACCATCGTGGAAGAGGTGGCTTACGGCTGACTCCAAATTCTGACAGTTCTATACTCTGTAAGCCAAGTGTAGTTCGTAGGAAGGTGGCTGTCAcgatcaatataaatattgataaaattatgccTATGTAATATCTGTGTTGAACAGAAAATTATGCCTACAATATGTCTGTAATGAACAGAAAATTTATCTTTCAAGatcgttaaaaataaaaaaaaaatcagttttagATACACCAAACAATAATAGGATGCACATTTTGACTTAAATTTGGGACTAAGCaaagttaaattatgtatttaacgtcaaagtcTACATCTACCTACATCCGTACATAAGTTTCTACAAGCAAATATCTTTTGCAAAAAGCGGTATTCTCTTTATGATTTCGAAatgatatttgtaataaaatgaattgtaATTTCAATCTCGGGCGTTTTTTCGGGCATTGtagtgattattttattttctgtatcaTTATGTTGTTGATAATGTTGTAATTGAGGGCCCTTGTCCATcttttaagaaatttttgaaaacttaAAAGATTCTTACTTTCCGTCTATTGAAAATGGccaaacattaatttatttacatttgtattCGTTTAGGAATAAGACGCACTGCTCACAATTAAATACTGAacattatttgattattatgatattgttagtgaaaagaaatgtaaatttggattttggatTCGTGTCTATTCGATggagaatttaaaaaaatagcagTCTGCGTTCAGTCAAGACTAGAGACAAAAGAATATGTATATGATTACACCAGTGTCTTCCTGCCCATGGGTTTTAAGTATGCTCCTATGCTTAGGcattaatatctatttaaaaaaattgtctgtAATATTCGAGCCGTTAGGTATACCTATTACCTACgtaaatttggaatatatagttaaataaaaaaattcatttcatttgtaGTTATATTTGTGACAtaggtatgttttatatttcgtacaggaatatttgaaatattgacattatttttatgactagATCGGTGTCGGCATTTAATTTGTGTGTTTTGGGTCTTCGGTGTGTCACGTTATGGTtagttaagtaaatttattttttaattgtttccaCTCGGGCTGTGTGTTAGAATAATGtttaagttgaaataaaatgacgcattctttataagttttttttctttttatttagctaCCTTTGATGCTTGTATGTCCAAAACAGTAGCCTTGTTGTGTATATGATCAATTTAAGGGATGCGAATATTCAGAATTCAAGTTTTCGTAACTTGAAATGCAAAGTTATCTGTCGGTATATCGCATGGGTCTTGCGCGCAAATGTCTTTCGCGCATAAGTCTTTGCGCGCAAATTCTTGCGCGCATATGGCTTTCGCCCATGTGTCTTTACGCGCAAATGTCTTTGTGCGTAAGTGTCTTTGCGCGCAAATGTCTTGGGCGCATGTGTCTTTCGCGCAATTTTTTTAGCGCAAGTGTCCTGATACGTGTATACACAGAGTGTATGTGTTACGAATAAATCCTTAAGTGCAGCCAGATCTAGCTGCAACCAGTCTCAGTTGGTTAAACTTAGGTGGGTGTGTAGCCTACTTATCTTGTACTGCACTGTAGGTCTAGCCAAAACAATAACGGCTACAACTAGGTATAGCCACCTGCGACCGGCTGCCGATAGGTCTACGCGAAATTTTACCTAACGGCTAAACAGGTCTAGCCCAAGAGAAGTAGGTTATACCTCGGTGTAACCAACGTAGACCGTCCGCACCCAGGTCTAGCTGCTCTTTGGGATTTTACCGTGGCATACGCATattttgtaacttataacGCCTTGatcaaatactttatttgcGTTAAAATCAGGACAAAAAAAATTTCGCATACTCCCCAAGAAcgtttttcagttttttttctcttctgTGAGTATTGTCTCTCTATTGTCTGAACTGTAGAGCATTGAGTCTGAGgcaacgaagtacttactaaatccatggaatTTTGCGCTTCATGACATCTGTCCATCGTTTCAACAATTTCAATCGAAAGGTcaaagaagaaatatttttacaacgcTCTATTTACAGAGGACACAAAAGAGATGTATTGCGATTTTACTTTATCAGAAtcagaatataaacattaatcagaatttaatttagaactaAAGAAGTACAGAATAGACGAATTGTTCAAGATTATCataatgaatttgaaaattagatCAATCGTGTTGTTTTGTGAGCGTCAATAAATTGGTAACGATTTAATATGACTAAGGGTAAACCCCCAGAGCGGTATATTCCAAATATCTTGAAATTTGCCTTCGGGGGCTCTTCTGGGTAAGTTTGTATCTCTTACTTATACCATCGAtaagccacggaggtcgtcaatataacACAATTTCCCTGTGTCTTACGACAGcctgtaataatattactttcgATCTAATGTTTGTTggtaataactttttattataagaaaacacagtttcacttctcaccatcgaatcgattcgaaattagacacagcgaaccaatcacatcgcCTAGTcgcgtgtcctgacgcgagtttaacagtttttacccatcacaaaaaatgcacaacgtcgctagagaagttttcacttcaaaacaTTAGCATGGAtagatctcttccagtcaaccggCTGATGATGAGTGATgtaaggtatatatatatatatatatatttttaattgtagcATGTTGGCAACGTGTATAGTACAGCCGTTAGACTTGATAAAGACGCGGATGCAGCTGAGCGGAGGAAAGCGGTCGTCGTTTAGCGTTGGCTCGGAGATCGTCACTAAGGAAGGCTTCATGGCGCTCTACTCGGGGCTGTCCGCAGGCCTCCTTCGACAGGCTACCTACACTACCACTAGATTGggtgtttttaattacttttttgatACTTACAAGGAGTGAGTATCCTTGCGTATTATATAAGTTCTATGCCGCGTCTGTTCacggtaaactcaaaaacctgcatggattttcatgcggttttcaccagcagatagtgtgattcctgaggaagttttagGTGCATAATGTACATACAAGCGCCctcttgttatttatatatgcttTTCGACTCAACAACTTAGCTATTTATTAGCTTTTTACTTCTTAACACTTCGTGATATAGGAGTTGTGACAATTAAATTCCTCCTACCTATGTCTCATTTCATATCGCACGCAACTATGTCGATTTTGTTAACGCTAATCACAATCGTATCTCAATGATATTTCAAAGGAGTGTTTTTCCAGTCTTCCACATTATTTTCTAACTAGAAGCACAGTTTATTCATACAGTTTTCATACAGCGGCCAGGAGGTCATTGCACTCAgagttgtcacaaaatattaaagactCGAGACTGTATTGTATCGTAATCTTAATCCTAACttcataactaatattatgcgaaagtaagtttgtttatttattacctcttATACGTTCTATtactcaaccgatcttcttgaaattttgcatacattgtattttgtagtatgaagaaggataccttttatttcgaaaaaataactgttcccgtgggaaattcatgCGGGCGAAACAGCGGACAATAGctagtttgtaataattaagcGAAAAGGGGGATTCGCAACATATATTACCCTGTTATAAGAGCCGGGGCTCAGAGTTCAATTTCAAGTCGCTTTCATTTTACTTCTTCATTCCTGATTCTATGTTTTACTAGTTCATCAAAAAACATTGCAGGACCCAAGGTAAAGCGCCAGGTTTTGGGACAAAAACCCTGATGGGCGTGGGTGCTGGGTCCATCGGCGCGTTCGTGGGCACCCCAGCCGAGGTGGCTCTCATTCGGATGACGGCAGACGGGAGACTGCCCAAGGATCAGAGGAGGAACTACAGAAATGTCGCTGATGCCTTGATGAGGCGAGTAGAATACCTATGACTTTATTCAATTTCGAAACGGATATAAATTTGTACCAGAAGAATCTAGTAAACGTAGAAACGTTAcgcagtaaaaaaaatcataagtaAGTTCCATAGATTATAGAATTTACAGTATATCGATTGTGATTACAGAATAGTAAAAGAAGAGGGTGCACTAAAACTCTGGCGAGGCGCTACGCCGACAGTAATCCGCGCTATGGTGGTGAATGCGGCGCAACTTGGCACCTACCAACAGGTAcacttatatattactagcggccTGACCCGGCTCCGCACGGGATCACTATGTATAAACctttggaaataaaatgtatagtgAAGTTGTAGTTATTATCGTTGTATTTTCCTCCCAGTCATTAAAAATGTTCATCCATCTTGacattgttattttgataatatagtTGTATAAGTTTCGCGGATTCATCTCGCAAACTCTTTTCTGGTAGTTGTTTCCCTTTTGTAGCatatgtacctttgtaatattaacattttgttcatttccTGTGATGTATATTGgtatgttatgaataaatttatttctatttataatcgTAAAAGTAACAGTGAAAacagcatcaaaatccgttgcgtggtttaaagAAAAGAGCTTAAAAACAAAGATGCGGAGAGCGACTTTTttaatactatgtagtgatttttttaataggttGTTGAGCTAAGAAAACACAGAATGTGCCACATGCTTCCCGCGCATactgtaaaagtcaatcaagagAAACTGAACGTTTTTTCTCAGCGTGTAAGTCTAGCAAAACAGCAGCCTCCCTGTGGAACGTTGgtagatttttttagttaGTTATCATATATAGTTAGCGTAtgctacattttattattgagatatcaaaagatattttagtttcataCGTTAGTTTATCGCAGGCTCGTGAGATGTTCCTAGCGGTGGTGCGCGACGGCGTCGCGCTGCACTTCTGCGCGTCCATGGTGTCCGGCCTCGTCACCACCATCGCGTCCATGCCTGTGGACATCATTAAAACTAGGTACTAACAACGTTTTGAGCCACAATAGAAGATACCTATACAAATATGATTCAATGTAGCCTTTAGATTAATTCACATCCGTTTTTAGACCTAACATCTCGAGTGGATTTTTGATTGATGCTATATTTGATTCCAGGATCCAAAATGCCGCGAAAGGGCAAAGCCAGTTGTCCGTAGTAACCAACCTCCTGCGTAACGAAGGATTGTTTTCATTATGGAAGGGTTTCCTCCCGTACTACGCCCGACTCGGCCCCCACACAGTCCTTACTTTCATATTCTTGGAACAAATGAACGCTGCTTACTTTAGGCTCACTGAACCAATGCCCACTAAGAAATTATAGGTTATAATTATCTATACACTGGGTGATTTTTATACtgtggcaatattttgtctacaagGTCAATCCGCTGTTCCATATAAAATccatataaaatacctaattggTCCGCAGATCATTTTTGCGGTTGctcccatacgaaaagttgtccAGTATCATGGACTATacgagacaaaatatagcaTACGTATACGAAGTCactacatacatttattgtcACTATGATTGTAATATAATCTagtatatattacttaaaatacgGTCACTTACGTGTAGTTTATACTCGGAGATAGGTACACACTGTAGATTAAAACTCTTTAGGAGATCTTTCGCAACAAAAGTACGACTCGGATTTTAtattcgttattttatttaatttttatacttggacctactaataaaattgatatttttgtaatacctactctacttatttatatttttgctgCATCATTTGTCGAGATAATTTGTGTACGATCTGTATATGAGTTGTGTACGGACTGTGCCTAATTTGTCTTTAAACTATCTTTTTCCCttctttgacgacctcagtggtaaagtgcttgcctctgaaccgagaggtcccgggttcgatccccggtcgggtcatgatggaaaatgatctttttctgtttggcccgggtcttggatgtttatctatatatgtatatgttataaaatatagtattgttgagttagtatcccataacacatgtctcgaacttactttggggctagctcaatctgtgtgatctgtcctaatatatttatttatttatttattctaagcGTTTTTCCAGTTACTTCCCCTACCATAAATCAAAGCCCAAGGTCGGCTTTCCTACTTTTGTTTTTCCACTTCTGTCTTCGGCATTATTAATTGTCAGATCATTAGCGCGCATATCATTTTGATGACATCATATCGGTACTTCTTCAGTTTACACCTTCTGCCAGGCGGAAAATGCATAAGTACTagacataattatgtattacgTAATTTGCTGGTACTCGTATAGGTGGGTATAGGTATTATGACTATTGCTGGTAAGACTAATAGTTCGATATTATTCTGATAACGGTTGATTTTGGTAAAAGACGGCCATTTTGTTagatcaaaattataatttgattgcGTTGACTCCGTTCGGTCACACAGAAAGTAAAATAGAATGAACGTTTTCTTCTCGGATTGCAAGTTCATAATATAGTGTCGACTTTAGGatcgtattttaaaaaacttgcAGAGGAAATTTTCCAAAACTCCATTTACCCGTGTGACTTAGGACGGAACAaacctaaattttatttgatacgtTTTTTTAGGATTTTCAATCTTACCTTGATAAAACATGGTAAGTATTACACATgttcaatgttatttttagtccacaaattaatatttacttaggaACAACGCACCTTCACGGACTTACGAATTTTAGAGCATGTCATAGACTTTttgaatgttaaaatattaacttttgtatacttaattttgatgtatacttaatttagttttacatTGTACTCTTTTTCTTACAgttgtgttaattttttttaattcatggctatcaaaatgtttaatttgaatatttttgtcttattatttgaatgtaaGAAAGGCTATCCACTTGTAAACTTTTAAACAATATCATACTTTTTTTATCATcgatacttataataaaattgaagaaaggccaaatttgtacattggatatatattttttcattcttcatggaatatacttagttactgttatagatgacgaaaatatagttttggaaatttttgtctgtctgtcggtctCAACGCGTCTCACGAattctactggaccgatttgcttgaaatttggtatgtatatGCCTTATATACCGGTTTAACATCTtggatacatttcatcccggtaaatggtcaggttcccgtagggtaattgaaaaactaattatgaatcaaaaatgcctcggaatcccgggctaacatcttatagacatttcatcacGGAAAATGAGGAGAGTCCTgtagaaaaatcaaaataacaatccacggagtcgatttactttaaaattttgtagaaaggtgtaaacagaatatattaaacaatttttgtaatcgatgaaagtctgatatagatataattagaaggtatcaattttcaatttaattttgttgtattttagttttgaacataaagataatagatggcgccaccaagacttttaaaacgcgctatggtttcgctcagacaaaatgaaatatatattatattgtacttccaaaattttgttttgaaataaattaatattcagcCAGATCAATCaacatatacttattaatattataaagaggtaggggacgtttgtgagtatgtatgtttgaagcgggtaatctccgatgctaccaaaccgatttcaaaaattatttcaccattagaaagctacattatccgagattgctataggcatttttgttttg from Plodia interpunctella isolate USDA-ARS_2022_Savannah chromosome 14, ilPloInte3.2, whole genome shotgun sequence carries:
- the LOC128675370 gene encoding uncharacterized protein LOC128675370, translating into MTGRKSLFIFLMGLAWKCRFSMPLLLSGTVAVLGRAWMFQIRVHTVRRLHENELAYYDEEEEQEEDEGSWETDSTDSWETIVEEVAYG
- the LOC128675583 gene encoding mitochondrial 2-oxoglutarate/malate carrier protein-like, encoding MTKGKPPERYIPNILKFAFGGSSGMLATCIVQPLDLIKTRMQLSGGKRSSFSVGSEIVTKEGFMALYSGLSAGLLRQATYTTTRLGVFNYFFDTYKETQGKAPGFGTKTLMGVGAGSIGAFVGTPAEVALIRMTADGRLPKDQRRNYRNVADALMRIVKEEGALKLWRGATPTVIRAMVVNAAQLGTYQQAREMFLAVVRDGVALHFCASMVSGLVTTIASMPVDIIKTRIQNAAKGQSQLSVVTNLLRNEGLFSLWKGFLPYYARLGPHTVLTFIFLEQMNAAYFRLTEPMPTKKL